The Ensifer adhaerens genome contains a region encoding:
- a CDS encoding protein-L-isoaspartate(D-aspartate) O-methyltransferase, with the protein MSARVTEQEGFAKMVLRLRAEGITNHDLLKAVEQTPRSHFAPPQYQAEAHSQRTIPLDCGSFMEGYDFAVRLLHSLNLKSGQRVLEVGTGSGFTAAVMGRVAERVLTIDRYQTLVGMAQKNLEKTGVRNVIVRHADGSAGVPGEGTFDRILITAAFNSLPRMFSDHLVSGGTLLVPIMMSETHCRVVRVSRTGSRFDREDLFDAPYLPIVQQLASFL; encoded by the coding sequence TTGAGTGCGCGGGTGACCGAACAGGAAGGCTTTGCCAAGATGGTGCTGCGTCTGCGCGCCGAAGGCATCACCAACCATGATCTGTTGAAGGCGGTTGAGCAGACGCCGCGAAGCCATTTCGCGCCGCCGCAGTACCAGGCCGAAGCCCATTCGCAGCGGACGATCCCGCTCGATTGCGGTTCGTTCATGGAGGGATACGACTTTGCGGTCCGTCTGCTGCACAGTCTCAATCTGAAATCCGGCCAGCGTGTTCTCGAAGTCGGCACCGGCAGCGGCTTCACCGCCGCGGTCATGGGACGCGTTGCCGAGCGGGTGCTGACGATCGACCGCTATCAGACGCTCGTCGGCATGGCCCAGAAGAACCTCGAAAAAACAGGTGTTCGCAATGTCATCGTCCGGCATGCCGACGGCAGTGCCGGCGTGCCGGGTGAGGGCACCTTCGACCGGATCCTGATCACCGCCGCCTTCAACAGTCTGCCGCGCATGTTTTCGGATCACCTCGTTTCGGGCGGCACCCTGCTGGTTCCGATCATGATGAGCGAGACCCATTGCCGGGTCGTGCGCGTCAGCCGCACGGGCAGCCGCTTCGATCGCGAGGATCTGTTCGACGCGCCTTACCTTCCGATCGTGCAGCAGTTGGCGTCGTTTCTCTAA
- a CDS encoding ATP-binding protein, whose protein sequence is MPEAKIDVLIREMQKLSAAIERMAGPAAAANDWTAAECFVWAPATHHLQPVAKPNRIELSLITGVDHVRDILLDNTLRFAEGYTANNVLLWGARGMGKSSLVKSVHAQVARDTGVAVKLVEVHREDIATLPALMDILKSAPVPVIVFCDDLSFDHDDTSYKSLKAVLDGGVEGRPSNVLLYATSNRRHLLPRHMMENEQSTAINPSEAVEEKVSLSDRFGLWLGFHKCSQDDYLAMIDGYAAHYGFKLDRDTLHAEALEWATTRGARSGRVAWQFIQDLAGRLRHRLDG, encoded by the coding sequence ATGCCGGAAGCCAAGATCGACGTTCTCATCAGGGAAATGCAGAAGCTTTCCGCGGCGATCGAGCGCATGGCCGGACCCGCCGCTGCAGCCAACGACTGGACCGCTGCCGAGTGCTTCGTCTGGGCCCCGGCGACACACCATCTGCAGCCGGTCGCCAAGCCGAACCGCATCGAACTGTCCCTGATCACCGGGGTCGACCATGTCCGTGACATCCTGCTCGACAACACGCTGCGTTTTGCCGAGGGCTACACGGCCAATAACGTGCTTCTCTGGGGCGCACGCGGCATGGGCAAATCCTCGCTGGTAAAATCGGTTCATGCGCAGGTTGCGCGCGACACCGGTGTTGCGGTCAAGCTGGTCGAGGTGCATCGCGAAGATATTGCCACACTTCCGGCGCTGATGGACATTCTGAAGTCGGCACCGGTCCCGGTTATCGTCTTCTGCGATGACCTGTCCTTCGATCACGACGATACGTCCTACAAGTCGCTGAAGGCCGTGCTCGACGGCGGCGTCGAGGGACGTCCTTCCAACGTGCTCCTTTACGCCACCTCGAACCGGCGCCACCTGCTGCCGCGGCATATGATGGAGAACGAGCAGTCGACCGCGATCAACCCGTCGGAAGCGGTCGAGGAGAAGGTTTCGCTGTCCGACCGTTTCGGCCTGTGGCTCGGCTTCCACAAGTGCAGCCAGGACGACTATCTGGCGATGATCGACGGCTATGCCGCGCACTATGGCTTCAAGCTCGATCGCGACACCTTGCACGCCGAAGCGCTGGAATGGGCAACGACCCGTGGCGCAAGGTCCGGCCGCGTCGCCTGGCAGTTCATCCAGGATCTCGCCGGCCGCCTGCGCCACAGGCTCGACGGGTAA
- the yajC gene encoding preprotein translocase subunit YajC, translating to MFITEAFAQTAGAPSAGGADILMSILPFLLIFVVMYFLIIRPQRAQMKRREELLKNIRRGDQVVTGGGIVGKVTKVVDDSELEVEIADGVKIRVVRSGVSEVRVKGEPVKE from the coding sequence ATGTTCATTACCGAAGCTTTTGCGCAGACTGCCGGCGCCCCTTCCGCCGGCGGCGCGGACATTCTCATGTCCATCCTGCCGTTCCTGCTGATTTTCGTCGTTATGTATTTCCTGATCATCCGTCCGCAGCGCGCTCAGATGAAGCGCCGCGAGGAACTCCTGAAGAACATCCGTCGCGGTGACCAGGTCGTGACCGGTGGCGGCATCGTCGGCAAGGTCACCAAGGTCGTTGACGACAGCGAACTCGAAGTCGAAATCGCCGATGGCGTGAAGATCCGCGTCGTCCGCAGCGGCGTGTCGGAAGTTCGCGTCAAGGGCGAGCCTGTCAAGGAATAA
- a CDS encoding LysM peptidoglycan-binding domain-containing M23 family metallopeptidase: MRKFVSPGVGKSTIRLCVAVLLAGVATGCSSDASRFDGLFSRSDNITTNSIPRDATPVPRGDVSVGQMAAAPVDNRGSVLGQPYPAAAGQGAYDPVNTASTPVSNARVASTPISVQRTTLADPSAAGNQRAEAQPFPAARQQAALATQQTLPATVKETASKSGWTTQNAPTIMVRPGDNVAVLSKRFGVPEKEILKANGLQSAAQVETGQRLVIPTFGVAGSAAKAAATNSIADLDGNSRQPSPLPVNQRDVAILPGSAQSREKGEGKSDVVAGKPATNGEGAGGGSYTVKPGDSLNRIAKTTGVSVAALKQANGLTAESIRVGQTLQLPGANGAAPDQLKTASVPKKAEQPQVASLDKNKPAEYQAPVAKQSVSEVASKTTDIDDDSPKSTGISKYRWPVRGAVVAGYGANVDGNRNDGINISVPEGTPIKAAENGVVIYSGSSLKELGNAVLVRHDDGTVTVYGNASELKVQRGQKVQRGQTLAASGMTGRASQPQVHFEVRKNATAVNPATFLE; the protein is encoded by the coding sequence ATGCGTAAGTTTGTATCTCCCGGGGTTGGAAAGTCGACGATCCGCCTTTGCGTGGCGGTCCTGCTGGCAGGCGTCGCAACAGGCTGCAGTTCGGATGCAAGCCGGTTTGACGGCCTGTTCTCCCGGTCCGACAACATCACCACAAATTCCATCCCCCGAGACGCAACGCCGGTCCCGCGCGGCGATGTGTCCGTCGGTCAGATGGCGGCAGCGCCGGTTGATAACCGTGGTTCAGTCCTCGGTCAGCCCTATCCGGCGGCAGCTGGGCAGGGTGCCTACGATCCGGTAAACACGGCCTCCACGCCCGTATCCAACGCCCGCGTCGCCTCGACCCCGATCTCCGTTCAGCGCACCACTCTGGCTGACCCGAGCGCTGCTGGAAACCAGCGCGCTGAAGCCCAGCCGTTCCCGGCAGCACGCCAGCAGGCCGCACTCGCCACGCAGCAGACGCTTCCCGCAACGGTCAAGGAAACCGCAAGCAAGAGCGGCTGGACGACGCAGAACGCTCCGACGATCATGGTTCGCCCGGGTGACAATGTCGCCGTTCTCTCCAAGCGTTTTGGTGTCCCGGAAAAGGAAATCCTGAAGGCCAACGGTCTGCAGTCCGCGGCGCAGGTCGAGACCGGTCAGCGTCTCGTCATCCCGACCTTCGGCGTCGCAGGTAGCGCTGCCAAGGCGGCAGCCACGAACTCGATCGCCGATCTCGATGGCAACAGCCGCCAGCCGTCGCCGCTGCCGGTCAACCAGCGCGACGTTGCGATCCTGCCGGGTTCGGCCCAGTCCCGCGAAAAGGGTGAAGGCAAGTCTGACGTCGTTGCAGGCAAGCCGGCAACGAACGGCGAGGGCGCCGGCGGTGGATCCTACACCGTCAAGCCGGGCGACTCGCTCAACCGAATCGCCAAGACGACGGGCGTATCCGTTGCCGCCCTCAAGCAGGCAAACGGCCTGACGGCCGAATCGATCCGCGTCGGCCAGACGCTGCAGCTGCCGGGCGCAAATGGTGCCGCTCCGGATCAGCTCAAGACGGCCTCGGTTCCCAAGAAGGCCGAGCAGCCGCAGGTTGCCTCGCTCGACAAGAACAAGCCGGCTGAATACCAGGCGCCGGTTGCTAAGCAGAGCGTCAGCGAAGTCGCCAGCAAGACGACGGATATCGACGACGATTCTCCGAAGTCGACCGGCATCAGCAAGTACCGCTGGCCTGTGCGCGGCGCAGTCGTCGCCGGCTACGGCGCCAATGTCGACGGCAACCGCAACGACGGTATCAACATCTCGGTGCCCGAGGGCACGCCGATCAAGGCGGCTGAAAACGGTGTCGTTATTTATTCGGGCAGCAGCCTGAAGGAACTCGGCAACGCCGTCCTGGTGCGCCACGACGACGGCACGGTCACGGTTTATGGTAACGCTTCCGAACTCAAGGTTCAGCGCGGCCAGAAGGTTCAGCGCGGCCAGACGCTCGCTGCTTCGGGCATGACCGGCCGGGCAAGCCAGCCGCAGGTTCACTTCGAGGTGCGCAAGAACGCCACCGCGGTAAACCCGGCGACCTTCCTCGAATAG